Below is a window of Nitrospira sp. DNA.
GACGACATCGACCACTTGGGGAACCGCCGTGTGCGGTCTGTCGGCGAGCTGTTGGAAAACCAGTTCCGGCTCGGCCTTGTGCGTATGGAGCGGAGCATCAAAGAGCGCATGAATCTCCTGGATATGGAGACCGTGTTGCCGCACGACTTGATCAACGCCAAGCCGGTCGTGGCAGCCGTGAAGGAGTTTTTCAGCAGCAGTCAGCTCTCCCAGTTCATGGACCAAACGAATCCCCTCGCCGAGATTACGCACAAGCGTCGACTCTCGGCCCTTGGGCCGGGCGGATTGACTCGTGAGCGCGCGGGCTTCGAAGTGCGCGACGTCCATCCTTCTCACTACAGCCGCATTTGTCCGATTGAGACGCCGGAAGGTCCGAACATCGGCTTGATTACGTCCCTGGCTACCTACGCGCGCATCAATGAATTCGGATTTATCGAGGCGCCCTATCGGAAGGTTGTGAAAGGTCGGGTCAGTGACGAGTTGGAGTATCTCTCGGCGATTGAGGGAGACAAATACATTATCGCCCAAGCCAATTCGAAGGTTGACACCTCAGGTCGACTGGTGTCCGAGACGGTGTCGGCACGTTCAGCCGGCGACTTTATTACTGCGACCCCTGACAAGATCGAATACATGGACGTGTCCCCAAAGCAGGTCGTCAGCGTCGCGACGGCACTGGTGCCGTTTCTTGAGCATGACGACGCGAACCGCGCCCTGATGGGATCGAACATGCAGCGCCAGGCGGTTCCTCTGTTGAAGGCTGAATCGCCGTTGGTCGGTACCGGGATGGAAGCCGTGGTTGCGCGTGACTCAGGCTATGTTGTCCAGGCCAAGCGCGAAGGCGTCGTGGAAAGTGTCGATGCGACCAGAATTGTGGTGCGGGCTGATGCCAAAGAGGGCCGCAAGCGCAACGATTCCGGCCTTGATGTGTATGAAATGATCAAGTTCCAACGCTCCAACCAGAACACCTGTATCACCCAGACCCCGGTGGTTCGGATCGGTGAGCCGGTCAAGAGGGGGCAGGTGCTGGCCGATGGTCCTGCTATCGATCATGGAGAGCTCGCCCTCGGAAAGAATGTGCTTGTCGCGTTCATGCCGTGGGGCGGGTATAACTTCGAAGACGCGATTTTGTTGAGCGAAAAGCTGGTGCGGGAAGATGCCTTCACCTCCATCCATATTGAGGAGTTCGAAGTCGAAGCCCGCGACACCAAGTTGGGCAAGGAAGATATTACCCGCGACATTCCGAATGTCGGTGAAGAAGCGCTTCGGGATCTCGATGAGAGCGGAATTATCCGGATCGGCGCGGAAGTGAAGCCTGGCGACATCCTCGTCGGGAAGGTGACGCCGAAGGGTGAGACTCAACTGACGCCGGAAGAGAAACTGTTGCGCGCAATTTTCGGTGAGAAGGCCGGGGACGTCAAGGATACGTCCCTCACGGTGCCGCCCGGCGTGGAAGGCATCGTCGTCGATGTGAAGATCTTCTCCCGCAAAGGCTTGGATAAGGATGAACGCTCCAAGAGTATCGAGAGCGAAGATCATATGAAGTTGCAGCGCGACCACCAGGAAGAGCTGCGGATCATTGAAGATGAAAAGACCAAGAAGGTCCGCAAGCTGCTGCTTGGTAAAGTAGTTGGACGAGACCTGATGGATCCAGAAACGGGCGATGTCATTCTGAAGAAGAAGGGTAAGCTCACTGCGGAAATTTTGAAGCGGCTTCCGGACGACATGGTGCGGCACATCATTCTCAGCGATCCAGACGAGCAGAAGGAACTGGAGGATGTGGAACGCCGCGCCAAGGAGCAGATTGAAATTCTGCAGACTCTGTACGACGAAAAAGTCGGCCGATTGAGACGGGGCGATGAACTTCCGCCCGGTGTGATCAAGTTGGTCAAGGTCTACATCGCGATGAAGCGGAAGATCCAGGTCGGCGACAAGATGGCGGGGCGTCACGGCAACAAGGGTGTCGTTTCACGCGTGCTGCCGGAAGAGGATATGCCCTATTTGCCGGACGGAACTCCGGTGGAAATCGTTCTGAATCCGTTGGGCGTCCCGTCCCGTATGAATGTGGGACAAATCCTGGAGACGCACTTGGGGTGGGCTGCCAGAGCGTTGGGCATCAAGGTGGCGAGCCCGGTGTTCGACGGGGCTTCTGAGAAAGAGATCAAAGAACTGCTCAAGAAGGCGAAGCTGTCTCCAAGCGGTCAAACGATGTTGATGGACGGGCGTACCGGTGAATCCTTTAGCAGCCCCGTCACGGTCGGATACATGTATGTCTTGAAGCTCCACCACCTGGTGGACGATAAAATTCACGCCCGGTCGATTGGCCCATACTCCCTGGTGACGCAACAACCACTCGGAGGAAAGGCGCAGTTCGGTGGTCAGCGTTTGGGGGAGATGGAAGTGTGGGCACTTCAGGCCTACGGGGCCGCGTCCATTCTCCAGGAATTCCTGACTGTGAAATCCGACGACGTGCCGGGCCGGTCCCGCATGTATGAGGCAATTGTGAAGGGCGAACCGTTCCTGGAGCCTGGATTGCCGGAATCGTTCAACGTGTTAGTCAAAGAGCTGCAAAGTCTTGGGCTCGATGTCGAGCTGGTTAAATCAAAGGACTGATTCTAGTGCTGAGTCTTGAGATCGGAAGCCGAATAGCTCACCACTCAGAACTGCGCTCAGGCGGCCGTTAAGGAGGGATCAACCTTGGAAGGTGTATATACATTATTCGAAAAGCCGCGCGACTCGGTGTCGTTCGACTCGATGCGGATTCGCATTGCGTCGCCGGAAAAAATTCGGTCGTGGTCCTATGGCGAAGTCAAGAAGCCCGAGACGATCAATTACCGGTCGTTCAAGCCTGAAAAGGACGGGTTGTTCTGCGCCAAGATTTTCGGTCCGATCAAGGACTGGGAGTGCAATTGCGGCAAATACAAGCGAATGAAGCACCGCGGTATCGTCTGCGACAAGTGCGGTGTCGAAGTCATTCAATCGAAGGTGCGCCGTGAACGGATGGGGCACATCGAACTCGCCGCGCCGGTTGCGCATATCTGGTTCCTGAAGGGCGTGCCGAGCCGAATCGGGACGTTGCTCGATATGAGCCTCAAGCAGCTCGAAAAAATTCTCTATTTCGAGAGCTACGTCATGGTCGATCCCGGATCGACGAGCATGAGCGAGCAGGAGTTGGTTTCGGAAGAGCAGCTGCGGTCCTTGCAGTCTGAGTACGGGAGCGGTGCGTTCAAGGTCGGCATCGGCGCTGAGGCTATTCGCGAACTGCTCAGGAAAGTCGACATCAACACGCAGTGGGATGAATTGCATGTGAAGGCGAAGGCCTCTGCCTCCGCTGCGCTCAAGAAAAAGTATGCCAAGCGGTTGAAGGTCTTGGAGGCGTTCCGCCGTTCCGGTAATAAGCCGGAATGGATGATTATGGATGTCATCCCGGTGCTGCCGCCGGAATTGCGCCCGCTCGTCCCGTTGGACGGGGGCCGTTTTGCGACGTCAGACCTCAATGACCTCTATCGTCGAGTGATCAACCGGAATAATCGCTTGAAGCGTTTGATCGAGTTGAAGGCGCCAGGTGTCATCATCCGCAATGAAATGCGGATGTTGCAAGAGGCCGTGGACGCGCTGTTTGATAACGGTCGGCGTGGTCGGGCGATTCGCGGGCCGAACAAGCGTCCATTGAAGTCGTTGAGCGACATGCTCAAGGGCAAGCAAGGGCGTTTCCGGCAGAATTTGCTAGGAAAGCGAGTGGACTACTCGGGCCGAACCGTTATCGTCGTTGGGCCGGAGTTGCGTCTGCACCAGTGTGGATTGCCTAAAAAAATGGCGCTGGAATTGTTCAAGCCGTTTATCTTCCACAAGCTGGAAGAGCGTGGCGCGGCCACGACCATTAAGAGTGCGAAACGGCTGGTTGAAAAAGAGCGACCTGAAGTGTGGGATGTGTTGGATGAAGTCATCCGGGAGCACCCGGTGTTGCTCAATCGTGCTCCGACCCTGCACCGATTGGGTATTCAGGCCTTTGATCCGGTTCTGGTTGAAGGCAAAGCGATCCGGCTGCACCCGTTGGTTTGCGCCGCATTCAACGCTGACTTCGACGGAGACCAAATGGCGGTTCACGTGCCGTTGTCCGTGGAGGCGCAGGTTGAAGCTCGTGTGTTGATGATGTCGATCAACAACATTCTGTCTCCGGCCAACGGGAAACCGATTGCCGTTCCCTCGCAAGACATGGTGCTTGGTTGTTACTGGTTGACCAAGGAGCGGGTTGGCGCGAAGGGTGAAGGTAAGTTATTCGGCTCTCCTGAAGAAGCGCGAATTGCTTACGATGCGGGAGCGTTGGACGAGCATGCCCGAATCAAGGTCCGGGTCAACGGAGCGATGGTGCAGACGACCGCCGGCCGCGTCATCCTGGCTGAAATTCTTCCTCCGATGATGCCGTTTGCCGACGCCAATAAGTTGATGACCAAGAAGGAAATGTCGAAACTCATCGATGCGGTCTATCGGCAGGCAGGACATCGCGAGACGGTGACATTCCTGGACAAGATCAAGGATCTCGGGTTCCACTATGCGACCCGGGCGGGCATGTCCATCTGTATCGATAACATGCATATCCCCTCCCGTAAGGAAGACCTCATCGGGAAGGCTCAGCATGAAGTCAACGAAATTGAAAAACAGTATTCCGAAGGTTTGATCACCAACGGTGAGCGCTACAACAAAGTCATCGACATTTGGGCGCACGTCACTGAGCAGGTGGCCAATGAGATGATGAAGGAGTTGGGCGCCGGAGGTGATCCAGCAAAGATCGAATCCTTCAATCCGATCTTCATGATGGCCGACTCTGGTGCGAGAGGTAGTTCGCAGCAGATTCGTCAGCTCGGCGGTATGCGCGGACTGATGGCCAAACCATCCGGTGAAATCATCGAAACCCCGATCACGGCGAACTTCCGTGAAGGGTTAACGGTATTGCAATACTTCATCTCGACACACGGTGCCCGAAAAGGTTTGGCGGATACGGCGCTCAAGACGGCCAATTCAGGTTATCTGACACGTCGATTGGTCGACATCGCCCAGGACGTCATCGTGACCGAGGAGGATTGCGGTACGACGGACGGTATCTTGGTCAGTGCCCT
It encodes the following:
- the rpoB gene encoding DNA-directed RNA polymerase subunit beta, which encodes MSESTLSEFVERKDFSRIRTSIDIPDLIEIQKRSYEEFLQMEVEPDRRKDQGLQAALASVFPITDYNNTAALEFSNYSLGTPKYDERECLEQGMTFAVPLKLRVRLIVFDKEDKGPKKKVLDVREQEVYVGELPLMTERGTFLINGTERVVVSQLHRSPGASFTHDKGRTHASGKVLYSARIIPYRGSWLDFEFDARDILYVRIDRRRKMPATILLKAFGYSTDDLLRMYYPVEEIRVSKGKLYRKLDPEIHHGLKCSTEVMEKGGKDPLVREGAKLTKVLIAKLKAAGIKEIPVTPAELVGRAVLTELVDSGKKQSLAEKNQRLTEEILEKILDSDIEEFKVIYLDTTNATLVILDTLDMERTGSKEEAMVEIYRRLRPGETPSVETARALFDNLFLSPKRYDLSPVGRLKLNKKLGLDFALEQRTLTAQDIVEVVRYLVNLKIGRGEIDDIDHLGNRRVRSVGELLENQFRLGLVRMERSIKERMNLLDMETVLPHDLINAKPVVAAVKEFFSSSQLSQFMDQTNPLAEITHKRRLSALGPGGLTRERAGFEVRDVHPSHYSRICPIETPEGPNIGLITSLATYARINEFGFIEAPYRKVVKGRVSDELEYLSAIEGDKYIIAQANSKVDTSGRLVSETVSARSAGDFITATPDKIEYMDVSPKQVVSVATALVPFLEHDDANRALMGSNMQRQAVPLLKAESPLVGTGMEAVVARDSGYVVQAKREGVVESVDATRIVVRADAKEGRKRNDSGLDVYEMIKFQRSNQNTCITQTPVVRIGEPVKRGQVLADGPAIDHGELALGKNVLVAFMPWGGYNFEDAILLSEKLVREDAFTSIHIEEFEVEARDTKLGKEDITRDIPNVGEEALRDLDESGIIRIGAEVKPGDILVGKVTPKGETQLTPEEKLLRAIFGEKAGDVKDTSLTVPPGVEGIVVDVKIFSRKGLDKDERSKSIESEDHMKLQRDHQEELRIIEDEKTKKVRKLLLGKVVGRDLMDPETGDVILKKKGKLTAEILKRLPDDMVRHIILSDPDEQKELEDVERRAKEQIEILQTLYDEKVGRLRRGDELPPGVIKLVKVYIAMKRKIQVGDKMAGRHGNKGVVSRVLPEEDMPYLPDGTPVEIVLNPLGVPSRMNVGQILETHLGWAARALGIKVASPVFDGASEKEIKELLKKAKLSPSGQTMLMDGRTGESFSSPVTVGYMYVLKLHHLVDDKIHARSIGPYSLVTQQPLGGKAQFGGQRLGEMEVWALQAYGAASILQEFLTVKSDDVPGRSRMYEAIVKGEPFLEPGLPESFNVLVKELQSLGLDVELVKSKD
- the rpoC gene encoding DNA-directed RNA polymerase subunit beta'; this translates as MEGVYTLFEKPRDSVSFDSMRIRIASPEKIRSWSYGEVKKPETINYRSFKPEKDGLFCAKIFGPIKDWECNCGKYKRMKHRGIVCDKCGVEVIQSKVRRERMGHIELAAPVAHIWFLKGVPSRIGTLLDMSLKQLEKILYFESYVMVDPGSTSMSEQELVSEEQLRSLQSEYGSGAFKVGIGAEAIRELLRKVDINTQWDELHVKAKASASAALKKKYAKRLKVLEAFRRSGNKPEWMIMDVIPVLPPELRPLVPLDGGRFATSDLNDLYRRVINRNNRLKRLIELKAPGVIIRNEMRMLQEAVDALFDNGRRGRAIRGPNKRPLKSLSDMLKGKQGRFRQNLLGKRVDYSGRTVIVVGPELRLHQCGLPKKMALELFKPFIFHKLEERGAATTIKSAKRLVEKERPEVWDVLDEVIREHPVLLNRAPTLHRLGIQAFDPVLVEGKAIRLHPLVCAAFNADFDGDQMAVHVPLSVEAQVEARVLMMSINNILSPANGKPIAVPSQDMVLGCYWLTKERVGAKGEGKLFGSPEEARIAYDAGALDEHARIKVRVNGAMVQTTAGRVILAEILPPMMPFADANKLMTKKEMSKLIDAVYRQAGHRETVTFLDKIKDLGFHYATRAGMSICIDNMHIPSRKEDLIGKAQHEVNEIEKQYSEGLITNGERYNKVIDIWAHVTEQVANEMMKELGAGGDPAKIESFNPIFMMADSGARGSSQQIRQLGGMRGLMAKPSGEIIETPITANFREGLTVLQYFISTHGARKGLADTALKTANSGYLTRRLVDIAQDVIVTEEDCGTTDGILVSALLEGGEIIQPLEERLLGRLAGEDIRDPVTGEIIVSFNEEIDEEQAKAVVEAGVDRVKIRSVLTCQSARGVCRLCYGRDLSRGRLVEKGEPVGVIAAQSIGEPGTQLTMRTFHIGGTASKVVEQTVLEAKHAGHLKYMSLDAKKNADVHNAGIAVRNKEGEWVVMNRNAKIAIVDDSGREREKYPVVYGAKIKVKDGDRVDVGQKLVEWDPYSLTILTETGGKVAYGDILEGVTMKEEFDEVTGLSRKVIIEQSGATLRPRVSIKDDSGKTAKVSGSGGAPVARYLLPVGAHIFVEKGAMVHPGDVLAKIPRETTKTKDITGGLPRVAELFEARKPKEQAVISEIDGEVSYGGFVKGMRKVLVDNKMGDVKEYFIPKGKHVNVHEGDWVRAGEPLMDGSANPHDILDVLGPKELQKYLVDEVQDVYRLQGVSINDKHIEIIVRQMLRKVRIEDPGDTSFLPGSQVSKGLFDIENQRVLEKDGKPALGKPVLLGITKAALTTDSFISAASFQETTRVLTEAAINGREDNLLGLKENVIVGRLIPAGSGFEEYRETFVASAKAPGELSGAQAHPVAVGQPAAGSVGTDSENNG